The Amycolatopsis sp. NBC_01480 genome segment GCGAGACGTTCGTCCAGGTGCTCCCCGAGCTGCTGGTACACGTGCGCCACCGTCGCCGCCATCAGCTCGTCGCGGCCGGCGAAATGGTAGGAGATCAGCCGGGTGCTGCTCAGCCCACCGCGTTCCGCGATCTTCGCGAAGGTCGTGGCCCGGTAGCCGAGGGCGGCGACGGTGTCGATCGTCGCGGCGATGATCTCCCGCCGCCGGTCCTCCGGGGGCAGCCGCCGCCGGGCCGCCCGGGCGTTTGTCACTGTTATCGGATCCACACCTTCCCTCGCGTCCACTGGCCGACCATGCTAACTTCCGTCTTATTACTTGGCTAGGTAATAAGCTGGAGGTAGCGACGTGACCGATCGTGCTGGCGCCGTTGTGGAGCGAGCCGGCACCGGACGGCTGAAGGCCGCCTGGACGCTCGTTCTACTGGCCCCGATCTGCGCCGAGGCGACGTTCACCGGGATCTCCCTGCCGGCGATCTGGCTGGCTTTTCCTTTGCTGGTACCGATTTACGGGGGTGGGGTGCTGCTGGCACGTGAACTCGTCGTCCGGACCGGCGCGAAGTGGCCCGCGCTGCTGGTCCTCGGCCTCGCCTACGAACTGGCCGAGGACGGCCTCGGGCTACAGGCGCTGACCAGCCCGCACCTCTACACCGCGGCCAGCTGGGGCCGGGTGTTCGGGTTCAACCTCACCTACTGGGAAAGCCAACTCGGCTACCACCTGGTCTTCACCGTGCTCATCCCCGTCACGCTCACCGGCTTGCTGTTCAAACGCCACGCCGGACGCCCGTACCTGGGCCGGTTCGGCCTGATCGGGACGGCGGTCGTGTTCGTCATCGGGGTCGCCCTCGCGCGGCTCGCCATCGCCACCACCGAGGACCCCGGTTACACCACACCGTGGCCGGTGGTCGCCGCACTGCTGGTGATCATCGTGCTGCTCGGCATCCTGGCGCTGCTTGTGCTGCCCCGGCTGCGAATTCCCCGCCCGGCCCCGGTCGCCCGGCTACCGCACCCCGCCGCGCTGGGCGCCCTCGCCGCGCTCGCGCCGATCGTCTTCCTCGGACTGCTGTTCCCGCTCAAATCCAGCGCCGGACATCCCGCGATCGGGCACGGAGCCTGGCTGGCGATCCCCCAGCTGGTCGCGCTCGCGGTCGCCATCGCCGCGGGCTGGCTGGTGGCCCGCTGGTCGGCCACCGGCACGTTCACCGATCACCACCGGATCTGGCTGATCGGCGGCGCACTGGTCGGGCACTCGTTGTTCGCCGTGGCGAGCGGGATCAGCAACGGTCACGTCGTGCTGGCCCCAGTGCTCGGCGTGGTCGTGATCGGCGTGACCGTCCTGCTCCTGGCCCTCCTCGACCGGCGCCTGGGCCGCGCTCGCTGAGGCTCGCTGAAACCGTTGGCGGAGAAGCTTTTTGTCGATCTTTCCGAGCGGCGTGCGCGGGATGCTCTCGACGATGTGACAGCCCTTCGGCGTCTGGACCGGGCCTTTGAGCCGCCGGATCTTCGCCGGCACCGACTACCCGTTCGATATGGGCGTCACCGACCCTCTGTCGCGTTTGGACGGTGCGGGATTGTCGGAGCGGGAGCGGGAAACGTTGCCATGAAAACACAGTCTCACTCATGCATGGCTTGGTATATACTGCTCGGTATATACCGCCGAGCTGAAGGAAGCCAGACCATGCGGGACTTCATAGTCGAACTGACCACCACCATCCCCGAAGGCACCGATCAGTCCGAGGTGGACGCCCGCCGAGCCGCCGAAAACGTGCAGGTCAAGGCTCTGACGGAAAACGGCCACCTGGCCCGCCTGTGGTGGCTGGCGGGCGACTGGCCCGCGGGCCAGTCGCCCGCCAGCATCGGCGTCTGACGCGCCGACGACGAGGCCGACCTCCACGCCAACGTCCTGGGCACCCTGCCACTGCGGCCGTGGATGACCGTCAAGATCACCGCGCTGCGGCCACACCACAACGATCCGGGTCCGGCCTGATCGCTCTGGTCAGAAAACCGTAATGCGCTACCCCGCCTGCGCCCGTCCCGGCGTCACTACGGTCGAGCCGGTAAACAAAGCCGGCGAAAGGGTGTAGCCACAGTGATTTCCGCGCGGCAGGCCGGGAGCCGGATCAGCGTCGCCGGAGCGGTGGTGCTCCGGTACGGCCTGGTGGTCGTGATCGCCTGGATCGGCGCGTTGAAGTTCACCGCTTCGGAGGCGGCGCGGATCCAGCAGTACGTCTCGCACAGCCCATTCCTGAGCTGGACGGGCGAATTACTCGACCCAAAGGCCCTCTCCGCGGTATTCGGCACCACCGAACTCGCCGCGGCGATCTTGATCGCCCTGCGCCCACTACTCCCGCGATCTTCGGCGGTGGGCAGCCTGCTCGCGGCCGGATTGTTCTTGACCACCCTCAGCTTCCTGTTCACCACCCCCGGCATCGGCGACCCAGCAGCAGGCGGCCTGCCCGCCCTCTCACCGACCGGCCAATTCCTGCTCAAGGACATCGTCCTGCTCGGCGCC includes the following:
- a CDS encoding YkgB family protein, translating into MISARQAGSRISVAGAVVLRYGLVVVIAWIGALKFTASEAARIQQYVSHSPFLSWTGELLDPKALSAVFGTTELAAAILIALRPLLPRSSAVGSLLAAGLFLTTLSFLFTTPGIGDPAAGGLPALSPTGQFLLKDIVLLGASLWTLGESLAAAQRKDTSAGS